One Bacilli bacterium genomic window, CAGCGGCGTTTGCCCGACGGCTTAATCGGCCGGCAGGCTTTGCACGCCGCGAGTTTGGCGTTTCATCATCCGCTTACCGGCGATCGCATGCGTTTTTCCGCAAATTTGCCCGAAGATATGGAACGGCTCATCGCCCAATTGCGCACAGATTGATCAAAACCAATTTGTCATTTGATCCCATTTGGAGGTGTCGACAATGAAAGTGAAAATCTATCAAAATCCGCGCTGCACATCTTGCCGCAAGGCTGTCAAGTGGTTAAGCGATCATCAGATTGAAGCGGAAAAAATTCCGATTATCGAGCAACCGCCGAATATAAACGAACTCAAGCAAATCATTGCGAATAGCGGGCTGGATGTTGCCAAGCTTTTTCACAAATCGGGAGCGGCGTACCGCGCGTTTCCGAAAGACAAGCTGCGGGAAATGACGGAAGAGGAGCAGATCGCGCTGCTCGCTGCGGACGGAAATTTGCTGAGACGTCCGATTATTACCGGCGACGGCAAGGCAACGGTTGGTTTTAATGAAATAGAGTATGCGAAAACCTGGGGCGCATGAGAGCGTGAACCGACTGATGAAGCGCGTTTTCCCGGGAAATAATGCTTTATGCACGTATGGTGAGCAACCGGACCGCAAGCGCATATAATGGCTGAAACAAGACGGGAAGGAACGAAGCCATATGGGCTTGTTTATGTTATTATGGTGGTTGATTACCATCATCGCATTATTTTGGGTTTATTCCGATGCTTCCCGGAAGAAAGGCGCCAACATCGGCTGTTTGTGGACGCTGGTTGTGTTCATTTTGGGCCCGCTGGGTTTTATCGCTTACTTGATCGTGCGGAATGCCGATTAGAGCAAATTTCTATATTTATGTAACCTTTTTCCGAAACGGCGCGTCTATGAATTTGAAAAACAGACGGAATCGGCAAAGCCGGGAAAGGGGTTATGTTGATGAATGCGAAAAAAACGCTGTTTGTCGTCGTGGCGGCGGCGTTGGCATTGTTTATTGCCCTTCCTTTTGTCAATGGCGACAGGGAACATGCGGGCGGAAACAATTCCGTTTTTGCCCAAAGCGACAACACGGACGCAAGAACGCGCACGATATCGGTAACCGGAGAAGGAGAAATCAAAGTGGAGCCGGATGTCGCTTATGTGTCGATCGGCGTGCAGACCGAGGCGGCCACCGCCAATGAGGCGCAAACAGCCAATGCCGACGCTTTTGCGGATTTGCAAAAAATGTTGGCGAATTATGCGGTGGACAAGAAAGACATCAAGACAACGAATTTTTCCGTACAACCGCAGTATCAATATGGCGAAAACCAAAAGCCGAAAATTGTCGGTTATACCGCCACGCACATGATCGAAGTCACCTACCGGAAGCTGGACATGCTTGGCGCCATGCTCGACGATCTGTCCAAGGCAGGCGCAAATCGCGTCAACAACATCCGGTTCGGCACGGAAAAACAGCATGAATATGAATTGCAGGCATTGGACAAAGCGATGGATAACGCCCGCGCAAAGGCGAATGCGTTGGCCAAAAACGCTGGCGGTTCGGTAAAAGGCGTTCTTAACATCACGCAAAACGGCAGCTCCGGCCCGCCGCAAATTTACACAAACATTACCGCAGCGGCGGCAAAATCGCTTGCGGCGGCGGATACGACGACCATTTCATCCGGCCAATTAACGATTCAAGCGAGCGTAAGCGTGCAGTTTGCGTTTTAACGTTTGGATTGCACTCAAAGGACCGTCCGGAATATTTTCCGGACGGTTTTACATAACAGGCAAGATTAATAAATTACTGGGTACTAGCGCAAAAATGCATTTTCCGAAAACAAGGTGCGGATACGACCTTCATTTTTCTATCCGGTTCGCTCCACGCGGATTACATTTTGGACTAGAGGGAATTGCACAAAAAAAGAATGGCAACGCCAGGCCATTTTTTTTGTTGACAGGAAGTGATGGCTATATTATTGTATTAGTGTATTAGATAAATAATACTGTGATACAATATGGGGGCGGAGGAGGTATGTCTGTGGAATTTAACGATCGGGAACCGATATATATTCAGATTGTTGACGATTTTAAGCGCAAACTGGCCAACGGATCTTATCAGCCCGGTCAGGTAATTCCGTCGCGCAGAGAACTGGCCAAACGGCTGGGCGTGAATCCGAATACGGTGCAGAGAGCCTACAAAGAAATGGAAGACGCCGGTTGGATCAGGACAATCCGCGGCCTTGGCAGCGTGCTGGCCGATGATCCCGCGGTGCTGGCGTCCTTCAAGGAAGAACTTTTCGTCGATATGACGCGAAAATTTGTCGAGTCCATGCTTGCGCATGGCAAAACGGGCGAAGAAATTTTGAAATTGGTGAAACAACAATTGGGCATGCAATGAA contains:
- a CDS encoding SIMPL domain-containing protein (The SIMPL domain is named for its presence in mouse protein SIMPL (signalling molecule that associates with mouse pelle-like kinase). Bacterial member BP26, from Brucella, was shown to assemble into a channel-like structure, while YggE from E. coli has been associated with resistance to oxidative stress.), giving the protein MNAKKTLFVVVAAALALFIALPFVNGDREHAGGNNSVFAQSDNTDARTRTISVTGEGEIKVEPDVAYVSIGVQTEAATANEAQTANADAFADLQKMLANYAVDKKDIKTTNFSVQPQYQYGENQKPKIVGYTATHMIEVTYRKLDMLGAMLDDLSKAGANRVNNIRFGTEKQHEYELQALDKAMDNARAKANALAKNAGGSVKGVLNITQNGSSGPPQIYTNITAAAAKSLAAADTTTISSGQLTIQASVSVQFAF
- a CDS encoding Spx/MgsR family RNA polymerase-binding regulatory protein is translated as MKVKIYQNPRCTSCRKAVKWLSDHQIEAEKIPIIEQPPNINELKQIIANSGLDVAKLFHKSGAAYRAFPKDKLREMTEEEQIALLAADGNLLRRPIITGDGKATVGFNEIEYAKTWGA
- a CDS encoding GntR family transcriptional regulator, which codes for MSVEFNDREPIYIQIVDDFKRKLANGSYQPGQVIPSRRELAKRLGVNPNTVQRAYKEMEDAGWIRTIRGLGSVLADDPAVLASFKEELFVDMTRKFVESMLAHGKTGEEILKLVKQQLGMQ